From the genome of Brassica oleracea var. oleracea cultivar TO1000 chromosome C4, BOL, whole genome shotgun sequence:
CACGGAAGGTGTTCGACGAAATTACTGAGAGAGATATGGTGTCTTGGAACTCGATGATCTCTGGGTATTTGCTTGCGGGTTGTTCTAAAGACGCGGTGGGTTTGTTTAGGGAGATGGAGGAGGAAGGAGTTGAGCCTGATGAGAGGACGTTGGTGAGTGTGTTGGGTGCTTGTGGGCATTTGGGCGATTTGAAAACTGGTAGATTGCTGGAGGAGATAGCTGTGAGGAGGAAGATTGGGTTGAGCACGTTCCTTGGGTCTAAGTTGATCAGTATGTATGGAAAATGCGGTGAGTTGGATTCAGCTAGAAGGGTTTTTAATCAGATGGTTAACAAGGACCGTGTTGCTTGGAATGCTATGATCACTGTGTAAGTTAAATGTTCAAAATTTGCTTCATATAAAGTCTGAATCTTTACGAAGTTTGTTTCTTTCCATCTCAGATACTCCCAAAATGGGAGGTCAAGCGAAGCTATTAAGCTGTTTCGTGAGATGGAAGGTTCCAGAGTTTCCCCTGATGCAGTAACGTTTTCTACGGTACTGTCTGCTTGTGGTTCAGTTGGAGCTCTTGAGTTAGGCAAACGGATTGAGACATACGCTTTGGAAACAGGTCTGGAACATAACATTTACGTGGCGACAGGACTAGTCGACATGTACGGGAAGTGCGGAAGCATAGAGGAAGCTCTTAGAGTATTCCAAGCAATGCCGGTGAAAAACGAAGCCACTTGGAACGCTATGATATCTGCTTATGCGCATCATGGACAAGCTCAAGAAGCGCTCTCGCTGTTTGATCAAATGTCAGTCCCTCCAAGTGATGTTACATTCGTGGGAGTTCTCTCTGCTTGTGTGCACGCGGGTCTGGTCGATCAGGGCCGTCGATACTTCCATGAGATGAGTTTCACATTCGGGTTGGTTCCGAAAATCGAGCATTACACAAACGTGATCGACCTCCTATCTCGTGCGGGGATGTTAGAAGAGGCGTGGGAGTTGATGGGGAAGTTTCCCGGGAAGCCAGACGAGATCATGTTGGGAGCGATTCTTGGAGCGTGTCAGAAGAGAAAAGATGTGGTGGTTGGAGTGAAAGCGATGAGGATGTTGATGGCGATGGAAGAGGCGAAGAACGCAGGGAACTATGTTATATCTTCCAAGGTTTATGCTGAGATGAAGATGTGGGATGAATGTGCGAAGACGAGGGCGTTGATGAGAGAGAGAGGTGTAGTTAAGACACCAGGATGTAGCTGGATTGAGATGGACGGTGAGTTAATGGAGTTTAATGCAGGAAGCGATTGTTTACAGTGTGGCAATGAAGATTCAGGGTCGTTGTACGGTTTGTTGGTAGAGGAGATGAAAAGTGAAAGGTATGATTGTCTTCAGCTGTGGTAAAAGATGTGAGTTAACGCGTCTTCTCTCTTGACTTTCAAAGTGGTGCAAAGAGTCCATGATATGGTATGCTTTCATGTGATGGCTTGTAATGTGGGGACAAATGGGTGGTTAGATGTCATAAGTACTAACTTCTGACTTTGTCTACAAGCATTTGTTTAGATATATACAAGTTTTATAACAATCTAAACATATGAGGCTCATTGGTGGAATAACAATATCGCATAACCAAACAAAAGTGATGGTTGGTATATCAATTGATTACGTTTTCAAAACTGTGAATTTTGCTAAATTCTGAAAAGCAGTTTCGTTATTAGATGATTTGTACTTGTTCAAAAGTAAGTAAAAATATGAAGTTATTAGTCTACAAACAAAATAGATTTTAGTATTTGTCCTAGATCTTGTATTTATATGCAACAAATGACAATTCCTATTAATAAGAAAAATGTTTGGCTGACGAGAAAAAAAATATTAAAGCTTTGAATGAAGGGGAAGGAAGCCATCGCGGAACCAACCACAACCGTTTAGGAGAACGACGTCGCATCGGCCATTTTCTCCAACCTTGAAGCCAAATAGCTTCTTAACGTCCAGATCTCTTCTACGTCTTCTTCTCTGTTCACTCCTCCCCTGCGTCTCTCTCTCTGCATGTTCCGCTGTATTCCTAGGGTTTCGGATCCTGAATCTAATTTCTAGAGAT
Proteins encoded in this window:
- the LOC106341684 gene encoding pentatricopeptide repeat-containing protein At2g34400, coding for MLNPQKLAFSISRQFPSLDESRPRDLARDFLCLLKKCVSANQIREIQVQMLLNSVQKPNFLIPKAVELGDFNYASSLFSATEQPNHYSFNFMIRGLTNTWHDHGAALSLYRRMRFSGLKPDNFTYNFVFVACGNLPEIGVGRSVHSSLFKVGLDRDDHVNHSLIAMYSKCGYIDSARKVFDEITERDMVSWNSMISGYLLAGCSKDAVGLFREMEEEGVEPDERTLVSVLGACGHLGDLKTGRLLEEIAVRRKIGLSTFLGSKLISMYGKCGELDSARRVFNQMVNKDRVAWNAMITVYSQNGRSSEAIKLFREMEGSRVSPDAVTFSTVLSACGSVGALELGKRIETYALETGLEHNIYVATGLVDMYGKCGSIEEALRVFQAMPVKNEATWNAMISAYAHHGQAQEALSLFDQMSVPPSDVTFVGVLSACVHAGLVDQGRRYFHEMSFTFGLVPKIEHYTNVIDLLSRAGMLEEAWELMGKFPGKPDEIMLGAILGACQKRKDVVVGVKAMRMLMAMEEAKNAGNYVISSKVYAEMKMWDECAKTRALMRERGVVKTPGCSWIEMDGELMEFNAGSDCLQCGNEDSGSLYGLLVEEMKSERYDCLQLW